A portion of the Acanthopagrus latus isolate v.2019 chromosome 21, fAcaLat1.1, whole genome shotgun sequence genome contains these proteins:
- the LOC119011594 gene encoding protein shisa-like-2B isoform X1 has protein sequence MSADCSSYYSADGVFVDAFSCPRAGNAAGAAYCCGFNDVKYCCDDPNSFFPYEYGYMWWLSIGALVGLSIAAVVLLAFLITVCVLCYLFIATKPSRLDNGLPLRVPAGDPSEGSSRARATCATGPQGFRKHFMSRKLDCDNQPPDPELLFQRCFTANVTGVKVESPP, from the exons ATGAGCGCAGACTGCAGCAGCTACTACAGCGCGGACGGCGTGTTCGTGGACGCGTTCTCGTGCCCCCGGGCGGGAAACGCTGCCGGCGCCGCGTACTGCTGCGGGTTTAACGACGTGAAGTACTGCTGCGATGATCCCAACAGCTTCTTCCCCTATGAGTACGGGTACATGTGGTGGCTGAG TATCGGCGCCCTGGTTGGTCTGTCCATAGCCGCCGTGGTCCTCCTCGCCTTCCTCATCACCGTATGTGTCCTGTGCTACCTATTCATAGCCACCAAACCCAGTCGCCTTGACAACGGGCTGCCCCTCAGAGTGCCAG CAGGGGATCCCAGCGAGGGATCCAGTCGCGCCAGAGCGACCTGTGCCACCGGTCCGCAGGGATTCAGGAAACACTTCATGAGCAGGAAGCTGGACTGTGACAACCAGCCGCCAGACCCCGAGCTTCTGTTCCAGAGGTGCTTCACAGCTAACGTCACTGGCGTCAAAGTGGAAAGTCCCCCGTAG
- the LOC119011594 gene encoding protein shisa-like-2B isoform X2 gives MSADCSSYYSADGVFVDAFSCPRAGNAAGAAYCCGFNDVKYCCDDPNSFFPYEYGYMWWLSIGALVGLSIAAVVLLAFLITVCVLCYLFIATKPSRLDNGLPLRVPGDPSEGSSRARATCATGPQGFRKHFMSRKLDCDNQPPDPELLFQRCFTANVTGVKVESPP, from the exons ATGAGCGCAGACTGCAGCAGCTACTACAGCGCGGACGGCGTGTTCGTGGACGCGTTCTCGTGCCCCCGGGCGGGAAACGCTGCCGGCGCCGCGTACTGCTGCGGGTTTAACGACGTGAAGTACTGCTGCGATGATCCCAACAGCTTCTTCCCCTATGAGTACGGGTACATGTGGTGGCTGAG TATCGGCGCCCTGGTTGGTCTGTCCATAGCCGCCGTGGTCCTCCTCGCCTTCCTCATCACCGTATGTGTCCTGTGCTACCTATTCATAGCCACCAAACCCAGTCGCCTTGACAACGGGCTGCCCCTCAGAGTGCCAG GGGATCCCAGCGAGGGATCCAGTCGCGCCAGAGCGACCTGTGCCACCGGTCCGCAGGGATTCAGGAAACACTTCATGAGCAGGAAGCTGGACTGTGACAACCAGCCGCCAGACCCCGAGCTTCTGTTCCAGAGGTGCTTCACAGCTAACGTCACTGGCGTCAAAGTGGAAAGTCCCCCGTAG